The region GCATCAATAAAAAGTTTGAAGGATTTGCTTTTACTCCTTCTTTTTGAACAACCCGTGCTGACATTGGCACGGCTGACACACCTGCTGCACCAATCATCGGATTAACTTTACCATTTGTCAACTTACACATCAACTTGCCCATTAAAACGCCTCCCGCAGTTCCGACTGCAAAAGCAACTAATCCCAAGATAATGATTTTAGCTGTCTGAATTGATAGAAAGACGTCTGCTTCAGCTTTTGCTCCAACAGTGATTCCTAAGAAGATGGTAATGATATACATCAAAGAATTTTGCAGAGTATCTGTGATTTTAGGTACTTGTCCGCTTTCTTTAATGAGATTTCCAAGCATTAACATACCGATCAAAGGCGCAGCTGTCGGTAATAATAAGATAACAAAAATAGTTACGATGATAGGGAAAAGAATTTTTTCTTTTTGCGATACTGGTCTTAATTGTTCCATTTTGATTTCTCGTTCTTCTTTAGTTGTTAGCAACTTCATAATCGGCGGTTGAATGATGGGCACAAGAGCCATATAAGAATAAGCTGCCAGAGCAATACTAGAAAGTAAATGAGGGGCCAATTGACTAGTCAAGAAAATAGCGGTTGGTCCGTCTGCTCCTCCGATAATGCCGACAGAAGCTGCCTCAGGACCTGTCATTCCTAGCGCTAATGCTCCAAAGAAAGCGATAAAAATCCCAATTTGCGCAGCTCCTCCAAGCAACAAGGTTTTTGGATTAGCAATTAATGGCCCAAAATCAGTACTTGCGCCTAAACAAAGAAAAATTAAAGGTGGATAAATGCCTAAATTTGTTCCTTGGTATAAATAGTACAATAATCCCCCGTTGCTCCCATCAATAGGCGGAGTCATCAAGCCTGCTACCGGCAGATTAACTAATAACATGCCAAAAGCAATTGGAATCAATAAATACGGCTCATATCCTTTTTTTATAGCTAAATATAAGAAAGTGCAAGCAATAACGATCATAATAACGTGTTTATAAGACAAGCCAGCAAATCCTGAATTTATCAATGTATCTTTTATAGCTTCAATCATTGTATTAACTCCTTGTATTACATTATAGTATGATTAAACTGTCTCCCGCTTCAACGGATGCCCCTTTTGAAACAGTCACTTCGCTGACGGTTCCATCTTCAGGAGCTACGATTTCATTTTCCATTTTCATTGCTTCTAATACGCACAATACTTGTCCGGCTTTTACCGCTTCGCCTGCTTGAACATTTACACTGATAATGTTTCCAGGCATAGGCGCTGTAACCATTGTACCGCTGGAAGCTGTTGGAGCGGCAGGCTTTTGCTGACTAGCTGACTTGTCCTGAGCAGCTGCAGGAGATTGTTGTTGGTTGGATTTAAAGCTGGCTGCATCTATTTCTTCTACTGAGACTTGATAAACTTTGTCATTTACGGTGATTTCATAAGCTTTCATTCTATTAGACTCCTTTATTTTACACGTTTTATCGAGGTTACTTGATAGTGTTTATCTTGCTGGTCTTCATTGGCTAAAATCAAAGCGGTCAAAGCTGCAACCGTTTTTGTTTCTTCATCTTCTTCTAAAGGATCTTTTTGCATTTGAACTGGTGCATTCTCTATTTTTATCGGCTTTTCTGTTTTTTCTTTAAAAATGTATTTAAATGAAGTTAAAATCAGCAGCAGTCCTAGAAGTACAAGAAAGACCATTACAATAGATGTAATTGAAATAGTTATTCCCTTTAATAAACTAATATCTGTCATCCTGCTCCTCCTTATATGATAGCGTTGATTCGAATCGTTTCTTGGGTTGGTGCTGATTTAGGATGGTATTTTTTTTCTAAAAATTGTTCGCCTAATTGTGGAAACATTGCATAAATTAAAACATCTTCATCCGTCTTAGCTACCTTGCTTACCTCATCTTTTTGTTTTTCAAATTCTGGTTCCAGTAAATCCGCCGGTCTGCCTGTTAGAACCTCTTCGTCCCCAATAATTTTTTGCTTGATCGTTTCACTGATCGGTGATGGGGGCGTTCCGTATGATCCACGCACATAATCCTTGATTTCATTTGGAATCATTTTATATCTTTCCCCAGATAAAACATTAAACACAGCTTGTGTGCCGACCATTTGGCTCATAGGGGTAACTAGCGGCGGAAATCCTAAATCTTCCCGCACTTTTGGCACTTCTCTCAGTACTTCTTCATATCGTTCTTCAGCTTTAGCTTGCTTCAACTGTGAATACAGATTAGACAGCATACCTCCTGGCACCTGATAAATCAAAGCTTTTGGATCAACCGTCATCATTTTAGGATCTAAAATAGTTTCTTTTAAATAGTGATCTTTGATGGGCTTGAAGTAGTCTGCAATTTCTTCTAGTAACTCTTCTTTCAGATGTGTATCATAACCAAGCTCCGTTAAAGCAATACTTAAAGATTCCGTAGCCGGCTGACTTGTTCCGCCTGAAAAAGGTGAAATAGCTGTGTCAATTAGGTCCGCTCCCACTTGAACAGCAGTTAAATAAGTCATTTCCGATATACCGCTTGTTGCATGAGTATGCACTTCTATCGGCAAAGAAGTAATTTCCTTCAAGGCAGGGACCAACTCTTTCACTACAGCGGGTGTTAAGATACCCGCCATATCTTTGATACAAATCGAGTCTGCTCCTAATTCGTCTAATTTTTTAGTCAGTTCTTTATAGTATTGAATCGTATGAACCGGGCTGATCGTATAACAAATAGCTAGTTGTGCATGTCCGCCATATTTTTTGACGGCTTTTACACAGGCCTCCATATTCCGAGTATCATTTAAAGCATCAAAAACGCGAATAATATCAATGCCGTTTTCAATTGCTTTCTCAATAAATTTGTCAACGATATCATCTGCATAATGACGATAGCCTAAAAGATTTTGCCCACGTAAAAGCATTTGAAGTTTCGTATTCTTTACTCTCTTTTTTATTTCTCTCAATCGATCCCAAGGGTCTTCATTTAAAAAACGGATCGATGTATCAAATGTGGCTCCTCCCCAACATTCCAATGCATGATAACCAGCGGCATCCATTTTCTCCAAAATCGGCAACATCTCTTCCGTTGTTAAACGTGTAGCCATCAAACTTTGATGAGCATCTCTTAACACAGTCTCTGTAAACCCGATTTTTTTTCTTTTATCCAAAGTCTTCACATCCAATCTTTATGCTGTTCCTTCCAATAAAAGACAAAGAGCCGGGATTATAAATCTCAGCATCATATCCGTCAAATAAGTTTTTTCAGAGTTTCAAAACTAGAGCTTTGTCTCATCATACAAAAACCTTATCTGGAGTTATTTACTTTGTCTTACTTATATTGTTCCAATTAGTATATTTTTATTTATAAATTAAGAGAATAAGAAAAACAGTATTCTCTTAATTTATAATAATTTTTACAAGAATAGACCGAATATTAAACTTCCAATAATTAAAACTATTCCTCCTCCAAGTCTTGAAGAGAGTTGTGCGTAAGAAATCAGTCCCATTCTATCTGCAGCTCCAAGCACAGCAATGTCGCCTGATCCGCCTCTGTTTGCCATACACAAACCAGCTGTTACAGCAGAATCAATAGGGTAGAATCCAACTAACCAGCCGACAATAGCAGAACCCAAAGTTGCGCCGATAACAACAAGCAGTGCCATCAAAACATTTCCAAAGGTAATCGCTGAAAATAATTCTCCCAAATCAGTGTCCACTCCAACTCCGACCATAATGACGATAACCATTGTCTTCGTAAAGAAGGTTTGCATACCTTGGCTGGCTTGACGAATGTCATTAGGAATCAATCCTAGTGCGTTTGTCAAAGCAACAAAAATGATCATATATGCAAATGAATGAATCGCTACACCGCCGATTGTTGGTAATAAATATTCACCAAATAATCTGCCTAAAGCATAAAAAGAAAGCCCAAGTGCCATCGCTCCGCCATAATCTTTCATCGTTAGCTTTACTTTTTCTTCTTTTTCTTCAATTTCAGCTGCATTTCTCATTAGGTTAGATTTGTTACCCGTTAGACCTTTTTTAGAGTTTCCTATTCTGTTTAAAATTCCGCCTATAATAATGGCAAAAATATTGGCGATAGTTAAAATAGCAATCGCAAAAGTATAGTAATCAGTAGAAGGATTCCCAGTGACTTTTTCATACATTTGACTTAAAGGTATGGCACCAGCTCCATTTCCGCCCCCCATAACAGGAAGAACATAACTAATAACAGCATCTGCTGGAGAAACACCTACAATCAAACCACCAAGAATGCCCAAAAGAGCGGCTCCAGCCACACCACCAAGAATAGCTGGTAAATAACGAACAATAGATTTCACCAATAATTGCCGGTTAAGCCCAAGAATTGAACCAGTGATCAACATCGCAATGAAAAAGGTCAAGAAGTCCATATCACCCGTAACCGTACCGATTGATTCAACATACTGTTGAGGGATTAAGTTGTAATAAACAAGGGCGGCTGTTCCAAGATAAGCTAAGACAATTCCTCCGCCAATATACTCATTCCAAATTGGAATTCGGTTGCCGACCTCATTAAAAATAATACCTAGTACAAACATTAATGCAAAAGTGCCGGGTAAATCTGCAGATAATGCTCCCGTATAAGCTGCTGCCAATACGACTAGGCACATACCGATTAATATCGGCATAGATAGTCCAAAGTATCTTTTCCTTTCGGTTGTTGCCCCCGCTGTCATTTTTTCCGCTTTTGCTGCCATCTTCTTTCTCCTTTTTGAAAATTTATTTTTCATAGTTTTATCACTTTTTTGTTTTCGTAATAAGTTTTATTATTATTCGTTTACCTTCCGGACAACGTCAATGACACTGCCGTCTCGGTATTCGACAACAGCAACCACTTTGTCTTCGTATTCAATTGGATCTGGTGTTCCCACAACAGCATAAGCTTTTTCTTTTAATTCTTCGATCGTAAATTGCGGAACAGGGATATCTTTAAATACATCCATTAAATCTTTTCTTAATGGGTTGATACAAATACCAACTTCTGTTACCACTACATCGACGCTTTCTCCCGGTGTGACAACCGTATTCACTTTGTCTACTACAGAAGGGATACGTCCGCGAATAAGCGGAGTGACGATGATGCTCATCTTAGAAGCCGCTGCTGTATCGCTATGGCCGCCAGATGCACCACGAATCACGCCATCTGAACCTGTTAGAACATTCACGTTGAAGTCCGTATCAATTTCTAGTGCAGAGAGAATAACGATATCCAGTTTATTAACTGCTGGTCCTTTAGTTCCGGCTGAGGCATAGAAATCAGCGGAAATTTCATAATGGTGTTCATTTTCTTTGATCGATAGCGCTGATCCTTTATCAAATGACTGAACATCAATAATTTTTTCTACTAAGCCTTCATTCAGCATTTCAACCATTTGCTGGGTAATCCCGCCTAATGCAAAGCTGGCCTTGATATCTTTTTCCAACATGTCTTGACGCAGATAACGTGCAACAGCTAAAGCAGCACCACCTGTACCCGTCTGGAAAGAAAATCCATTTTTGAAATAAGGAGAATTTGTGATGACCTTATTTGCATTTTGAGCGATCAACAAGTCTTTTGGATTTTTTGTAACACGCGTTGCGCCTTTAGCAATACCGTCAGGATCTCCGATTGAATCAATTTCAAGCACATAATCGACTTGTGTTTGCGGTATACTGATCGGTGTATTGGGATAAGGAACTAGGTTATCAGTAATGACAACCACTTTGTCAGCGTATTTTGCATCAACTTGAGCGTAGCCTAATGACCCGCATGTTGCTTTCCCGTGAGATCCATTTACATTTCCGTAGTCATCTGAACTAGGTGCGCCTAAAAAAGCTACATCAATATGAATATCCCCTGCTTCGATGGCTCTTGCACGGCCTCCATGAGAACGAATTACTACGGGCTCATCCATCAATCCTCTAGAAATAGCTGCTCCCAAGTTATCTCGCAACCCGCTGGAAGTAATATGGGTAACGACACCATTTTTAATATGATCAATCAAAGGCGCGTGCACATTTGCAATGGAACTTGGCGCAATAGATAAATCTTTGATACCCATTTTTGCAATTTCATCCATCACTAAGTTGATTACAGCGTCTCCTTCACGAAAATGATGATGAAACGAGATCGTCATACCATCTTTCAACCCCGTTTTTTCAATTGCTTCTCGAATAGACCCTAATAATTTACTGCTTCCTGGAGAAACGGGCGTAACTTCAGCTGATGCTCGTTGATAAGGGTCTTCTTTAACGGCTGCACCTGAAAATGTACCATAGCGTTCATTGATAAGTGTTTCTGGAATCATTCTTCCAATTTCGTTTTCTGCCATTATGCTTGAGCTCCTTTCTTAATCAATCCAGCTGCTTCTGCCAAACTCAAAACGCGTTCTGCACGTTCAACGATTGGCTTATCAATCATTTTTCCATTCAATGCAATAACACCTGAGCCTTTTTCTTCTGCCTCTTCGATGGCATGGATCACATTCATGGCATCTTCAATCTCATCTTCAGTTGGGGCAAAAATGCGGTTAACGATTGGGATTTGACGAGGATTGATTACCGATTTCCCATCAAAACCTAATTGTTTAATCGTTTCAACTTCATGTTGTAAACCTTCTTCGTTGTTTACATCTGAATAAACGGTATCTAGCGCTGCAATTCCTGCATTACGGGCTGAGTGTAAAATCATGCTTCTAGCAAAAAGTAATTCTTGCCCTTCTGGTGATCTTTTCGTATGCATATTGGTAACATAATCTTCTGCGCCTAAAGCGATTCCGATCAATCGGTCACTTGCTTTAGCGATTTCTACAGCGTTCAATACACCTTCTGCACTTTCGATTGCTGCCATCATTTTAGTTGATCCTATTTCCCTGCCGGATTGTTTTTCTACTTCTTCGATCACCGCTTCGACATCAAGAATATCTTGTGCCGTTTCTGTCTTAGGCAAGCGGATCACATCAATACCTGCGCGCACCATAGCTTGTATATCATCATGTCCGCCTGCATCTAATCCATTGATGCGAACGACCGTTTCTGTCTTGCCATAATCAATCGTTTTTACAGCCTGATAAACAAGAAAACGAGAAGTATCTTTCTCTTTCAAAGAGATCGAGTCTTCCAGATCAAACATGATTGAATCTGCCCCATAAATATTAGCGTCTCTTAACATTCCAGCATTACTTGCCGGTACAAACATCATCGTTCTTCTTAAACGTTCCATTCTTCAATCGCCTCCCAGTCAATCGATTTTGTCGTTTCAGCTGCACGGTGAACAACTGCAATTGTTCTGGCTTTAATCGTACAGTCAAGGGCGCCTTTATCTTCAACAACTAATTTAGCATCTTGGATTCCTAGGTTTTTTAATGTTTCTTCAATCACTTCGCGTATTCTTCTGCCGTATTGTTTTGCGACTGAACTGTTTAATTCAACCTCAATCCCTTTGTTTGGATTTTGGTCAATAATAATCTGTATATCAGAAGACTCTACTGTGCCCGCGATAGCTTGTTTTTTTATCATAAATTTATCCAATTCTTATCACTCCTTATTTTTCAATTTTAGTTGTACTTCTTTTCCCTTTTGAGAATTTAAGTAATCAAAAGTTGTTTGAGGAACGAGCGCCTTTAACTCATTCAGCTTATTTTCTGCGAATAAAGTCCGAACGCGTGAAGCGCTGATCACTTCCTCGGATGTTGCTTTACGCGGAAGAATAATTAATTGAATGGTGTCATCAAACACTTCAGCCATAGCTTCGTTATAGATATTTGTTGCTTCAGAATAAGGTTCTTCTCCTACGTAACGAAAACGAATGTTTAATGTTGGCGCGATTGCCTCTCTAAAAATAGTTGCATCTAATTTTGCTTGAATCCGTGTAACATCACTATTTTCTTTTAAAAAGTAAGAAGGAAAAGTAGCAGATGATACCAAATAACTTTTCGTATCATGGATAGAAATATTCTTTAAATACTTTCCACCTTCTTTAACAAGTTTTTTTCGATCTGCTGCTGGAAAAACAGATGCATCCTCGGAAAGAACAAACAAATGAACCCAATCGTTTTCCTTAGCTGCAGTTTCAACCAGATACTGATGACCTTTGGTAAAAGGATTTGCATTCATGACAATACCAGCTATGCGTTCACCTTCTACGGCTTCCTGCGACAAAGCTTGAAGATACGATTCAAAACCAAAAGCTGCTTTTTCCATAAAGACCAATTCCTCTTCTACACGCGAGATTTCTTTAAACCCCAAGTGTTGAAAAGCCGCTTTTGAAGCTGGTTTCGTGTAGACATAGCACGCAGTTTCTCCATCTTCAAAAACCTTATTCATTAAATGAGAAACCAGCTGGTTAATCGCTCCGCCTCCTGTGTAGTCTTTACAAACTGCAAAACATTTCAAGACATTATCTGCAATAGAACCTGTTCCAATTAATTTTTCTCCATCAAAAAGACCAACTGTATAGTCAACATTTTCTTCTGTCTGTATTCCTGCTTGATGAAGCAATTTTTCCCATTTCTGATGGTCTGTTTTACTTTTCTTTACCCATAAGCGTTTTATTTGAAAGTCCATTTTTCCCCTTCTTTACTGATTCACTTTGCATTCTTAGATTAAAGTCCTTGTGTCTTAAATTATACGCTTACACTTTTTGGAGGCAGGAAAAAGACAGCAAAAAAACAAAAAGAACAGCTTAAAAACAAAAAAAGAACAACTATGATGTTGGTCTTTTTTCGCTTTCTAAAAAATATTTTCTAATTTCCCTAAAAAAATGACGATGATCAATAAATCTGCACTGCCACCTGGGCTTAAATTCTTTTTCATAAACAATTGGTTTAGCTGTTCAATTTTAAAAAGCGTTGTTGACGTAAATCGCTGCTCCTCTTGTAATAGTTTCTTCGCTTCCTCTTGAACAAACAATAAAGCATCTATGCCGCCACGATGTACAAGATTTGAATCTTCAACAAATGTCATCAAATAAAATAAAATTTCTAATAGCTGCAAATGAAAGGCTTGGTTCTTATCTTGTTTTTCTATCATTGGTAAAATTTTCTGTTGAAGAATAGGGTATCCCGCTTCAGCTTCTCCTCTAATTCCTGTAAATCCGTATTCTAAATAGAGTTTTTCTCCGTGCGTTAACTGTTCTTTTAAATGAAGATTTTTAAAGTCATTGGAAACCAATCCAGATGTCATTTCTTTGATATACAAAAAAATTGCTTCTCTTTCTTCTGTTTCAATGATTGGAAAGCTTTTTTCTTTTGTGAGCTGAGGTTGAAGAATTTTTCCAGCTGCTGCCAGAAAAATACCTAATGAAAAAATAATACCTTTATGTGTATTGATCCCTTTTGTCTCTTTGAACATAGCTTTTTCCGCATCTATTCCTATTGGTCGAATGGCTTGAAAAAGTTTTTTTGCCTCTCCTTTCCAATTTATTCCCATTAAAGCAAATTCATAAAATCCCTCCATTAAGCCTGTTGAACTATTTAAGAAAGTGTAAATGTTCATGTCCTCATGAGAACCGCTATTTTGGGCATCAACCAATCCAGGTTTTGGAAACAAGACGGCTTCGTACAGAACAGCTTGCTGAGCATAGATCGCTAGTTGTCTAGCCCACTTTTGTGCTTTTTCTTTTCTATTTTCCATTTTGTTGTTTTTCCATTTCTGCTAAAATAAATTTTTCTGAATAACTTAAGTGTTCATTGATAATCAATTTTATTTGCTCCTCATCTTTATTATACATACCACGATAAATCATCCAATGTTCATTTAATGCTTTTTTTCTTCTTCCTTCTTCTGTAAGTGAGATATCTCTAAACCGCATCAAGTACTCCCGCAACTTAGTAACAATTGAAGTAAGACGTGGCATATCGCTAAACTGATAAATTTTTTCATTAAAAATAGAAAATAACCGAATGACTTCCTCAACATCTTGGTTTTTTTTATTTACTTCTTCCGTCTTCACTAATAATTGTTTTAATTCATCAAATTGTTCTTTGGTCATTCTAGTCATTGCATTGATGGTGGCAACTACATCTAAAGCTTGACGAATTTGATAGATTTCTTTTGCATCTTCAATAGTTATTCTTTTAACAATTGTTCCAAATTTAGGAATGTATTCAACTAAACCTTCTTTTTCCAGCCGGTGTAAAGCTTCACGAATAGGTGTACGACTGATATTCATACGCTCTGCAAATTCTTTTTCTTTTATTCTTTGACCTACAGGGATACGTCCAGTAATAATAGCTTTTCTAATACCATCAAATACAATTTCATTTAACGGTTTAAACTGTGAAATATCCGTAAAATTAATAATTTCTCTTATGTAATCTTCCACTTTTCTTCCTCCTCTTATATAAATGAATTCACTTTTTGTAAACCGTTTACAAAACTTCTCTTTGTTATTATCTTAACATAAGAAAGAGAAATTGAAGGAATTTTTTTCAGTTAACAGGCTTACAAAATATTTCATCACTTACTAAAATAGATCAACAAAACCAATGAACCTGTCTATGTTTTAGGCAAAGAGGAAGAAAGTGAAGCAGATATGGTCAATAAAAAAGAATGGAAGGCTATACAAAAACCTAGTACCTTTAATCTTCTGGAATATCTGGTGTGATTCATCAGTGTGAGCAAGAAAACGAGTTTTTTCATTGGAGGATGTCGATGGGTACTCTCTAAAGTTAGCAAAATCAGCTATAAAAGAGAATCCATTCCAAAAATCGACATCAAGTTATTTATTCTGTCGATAATAATATAAAGACTATTATTATTTAGTTTACTTGGACGCATTATGAAAGATAGGAAACCATTTTGAAAAAATAGTAGTCTCCTATCTTTTTTATTATTATCATTAAGGCGAGTAAATCTCTTTTAACTGCCTTATCATTTTTAAATCTCTATTGATAAGATAAGCAAGTTCAATTAAGCGTAAGCTATTCCTCGTGATAAAGATATTGTTAGAAGGAGGGAATCCTTTCTTACTGTCCTATCTTAATGACTGCAGCGATATTCTTTGCTGTATTTCTTATATTTTTATATCCAACTTCTAGAGCAGTCTCCAAAGAAGTGATTTCAGAAAGAATGCTGAACACTGCCGTTATGCCATGTTCATAAACTGCTTGATAATTGCCTGATAAACGTCCAGCAACTGCGATAACAGGAATTTGATATTTTTGGGCAATTTTAGCTACGCAAATGGGCGTTTTCCCATAAATAGTTTGGTGATTGATTCCGCCTTCGCCCGTAATCACTAAATCAGCCTCACAAATTTTATTTTCTAAACCGACTAATTCGCTAACCAATACGCCGCCATTTTGCAGCTTAGCTGCTAAAACGGCCAACAATGCACCGCCTAATCCGCCAGCTGCTCCTGCTCCAGCAATAAATTCAATGTCTTGTTTCAAATCTTGACGCACCACACTAGCAAAATGTGCTAAGTTTTGATCCAATTGTTCTACTTGTTCCGCTGTTCCACCTTTTTGAAAACCATAAATATAAGAAGCACCTTTAGGTCCGGTCAAGGGATTATCCACATCACAAGCTACTTTGATTTCGACTTCTTTTAATTTGGGGTTTAATTCGGAAAGGTCGATGGAAACTAAATCAGCTAAGCCGATTCCGCCAAGGACGATTTGCTGCCCCTCTTTGTCCAATAGTTTGCCGCCTAAGCATTGAATCATTCCAGCGCCTCCATCATTGGTTGCACTGCCTCCGATCCCAATCAAAATTTCTTCAACTCCTTTGCTTAAAGCAGCTTGAATCAATTCGCCGGTTCCCCACGTAGATGTCACTAAAGGATTGCGCTCTAAAGGATCCACTAAGTGCAGTCCTGAAGCTGCTGCCATCTCAATAATGGCTACTTTCCCATCTCCTGAAATCCCATAAAAAGCTTCTGCTGGTTCGCCTAGTGGTCCATGAACAGTGAGTGTTTCTATCTTTCCTTTTGTTGCATCTACTAAAGATTGAACTGTTCCTTCTCCACCATCAGCCATCGGGACTTTTACATATTCTGCATCTGGAAAAACTTGCTTAAAGCCTTCCTCAATAGCATTTGCTGCTTCTAATGCAGTTAAACTTTCTTTAAATGAATCTGGTGCGATAATAATTTTCATTTGGACACACTCCCTCCTTTATCTTTCTCCAAATAAATTTTGGTTAAAATAGAATACTGTATTTTAAGTATTAATGTTCTTTTTTTATTTGTTAACTAAACAAGTTGAATACCCCAAAGATAAGTGTAGAAACCACAGTGATAATCAGCCCTATAAGAGATTCATAGGGAATTAATTTTAATCTTTCTCTAAAGTCCATCGTAACACTTCCTGCAGTTGCATGGAAAAAACTTCCATGTGGCAAATGATCCAATACAGTAGCTCCTGCATGAACCATGGCCGCTCCTCCGATATTACTAATACCAGCTTTTAACAATGTTTGACTAAAGACACTACTTGCTACCGCAGCTCCTGAGGTAGTAGAGGCTGTGGCAGCTGACATAAATATTCCCGAAATGGGAGCTAACATGTAGGCAGGCAAACCCATTGTTTGAATTCCACTTACCAAAACATCTCCTAGCGTCGAATTACTAATTATCCCAGCCAATGTTCCAGTTCCTAACAACAGTACAGCTACTCCAGACATTTTATTTAATCCCGAAATAGTATAAGCGGTCACTGATGAAAATTTTCCCATAACAATTATTCCGACTATTCCTCCCAAAGGTAATGCAATCATTGGGTCAACTGCGATTCCAGCAATTGGCCTTAATGATAATAAAATGATCGCTACTAAAGGAGCTACAATTGCTTTTCCAAATGAAGGTACAGAATGTTCTTCTTCAGATAATTCTGTTTCAGAAATAGGACTTCCTTTCAACATTAAGCGTTTCGCAATAAAGTATGTGGCAAATACTGCGAAAATAGCTGGAATGACTCCAGCTAACATAACATTAGTTAAAGGGACATTAAAAGCCTCAGAGACTGCTATTGTATTTGGATTTGGCGAAATAATGTTACCGGCTTTGCCTCCACCGATCATCGCTAACAAAATAGCAGTTCTTGACATATTTGTTTTAAATGCTATTGCCATTGCAATAGGAGCAACAGTAATGACTGCTATATCAATAAAAACACCCACTGCCGTAAGCAGCATGGTTGCTAGCGCTAAGGCAAACAAAGCTTTTGAATGGCCTAATTTTTTTATGATTGTTTGAGCAATAGATGAAGCTGCGCCTGATTCTATTAGTATGCCTGCTAGCACACCCGCAGACAATATCCGTAGAACTGCAGTAACGATTCCTTGCGCTCCTTCATTCATCAAGCTAACAGTTTCTGTTAAAGAAGCACCACCTAATAATCCCCCAATCAAAGCTCCGCTAAACAATGCATAAACAGGGGGGATTTTTTTGAAAATTAAAAAAATAGCCAATACTAAGCCTATTACTGCTCCTAAAGCACTTACTTGCACATCCATTTACATTTCCTCCTAAAAGCTTATTAC is a window of Carnobacterium mobile DSM 4848 DNA encoding:
- the citE gene encoding citrate (pro-3S)-lyase subunit beta codes for the protein MERLRRTMMFVPASNAGMLRDANIYGADSIMFDLEDSISLKEKDTSRFLVYQAVKTIDYGKTETVVRINGLDAGGHDDIQAMVRAGIDVIRLPKTETAQDILDVEAVIEEVEKQSGREIGSTKMMAAIESAEGVLNAVEIAKASDRLIGIALGAEDYVTNMHTKRSPEGQELLFARSMILHSARNAGIAALDTVYSDVNNEEGLQHEVETIKQLGFDGKSVINPRQIPIVNRIFAPTEDEIEDAMNVIHAIEEAEEKGSGVIALNGKMIDKPIVERAERVLSLAEAAGLIKKGAQA
- a CDS encoding GntR family transcriptional regulator — protein: MEDYIREIINFTDISQFKPLNEIVFDGIRKAIITGRIPVGQRIKEKEFAERMNISRTPIREALHRLEKEGLVEYIPKFGTIVKRITIEDAKEIYQIRQALDVVATINAMTRMTKEQFDELKQLLVKTEEVNKKNQDVEEVIRLFSIFNEKIYQFSDMPRLTSIVTKLREYLMRFRDISLTEEGRRKKALNEHWMIYRGMYNKDEEQIKLIINEHLSYSEKFILAEMEKQQNGK
- the citG gene encoding triphosphoribosyl-dephospho-CoA synthase CitG; this translates as MENRKEKAQKWARQLAIYAQQAVLYEAVLFPKPGLVDAQNSGSHEDMNIYTFLNSSTGLMEGFYEFALMGINWKGEAKKLFQAIRPIGIDAEKAMFKETKGINTHKGIIFSLGIFLAAAGKILQPQLTKEKSFPIIETEEREAIFLYIKEMTSGLVSNDFKNLHLKEQLTHGEKLYLEYGFTGIRGEAEAGYPILQQKILPMIEKQDKNQAFHLQLLEILFYLMTFVEDSNLVHRGGIDALLFVQEEAKKLLQEEQRFTSTTLFKIEQLNQLFMKKNLSPGGSADLLIIVIFLGKLENIF
- a CDS encoding glycerate kinase is translated as MKIIIAPDSFKESLTALEAANAIEEGFKQVFPDAEYVKVPMADGGEGTVQSLVDATKGKIETLTVHGPLGEPAEAFYGISGDGKVAIIEMAAASGLHLVDPLERNPLVTSTWGTGELIQAALSKGVEEILIGIGGSATNDGGAGMIQCLGGKLLDKEGQQIVLGGIGLADLVSIDLSELNPKLKEVEIKVACDVDNPLTGPKGASYIYGFQKGGTAEQVEQLDQNLAHFASVVRQDLKQDIEFIAGAGAAGGLGGALLAVLAAKLQNGGVLVSELVGLENKICEADLVITGEGGINHQTIYGKTPICVAKIAQKYQIPVIAVAGRLSGNYQAVYEHGITAVFSILSEITSLETALEVGYKNIRNTAKNIAAVIKIGQ
- a CDS encoding GntP family permease yields the protein MDVQVSALGAVIGLVLAIFLIFKKIPPVYALFSGALIGGLLGGASLTETVSLMNEGAQGIVTAVLRILSAGVLAGILIESGAASSIAQTIIKKLGHSKALFALALATMLLTAVGVFIDIAVITVAPIAMAIAFKTNMSRTAILLAMIGGGKAGNIISPNPNTIAVSEAFNVPLTNVMLAGVIPAIFAVFATYFIAKRLMLKGSPISETELSEEEHSVPSFGKAIVAPLVAIILLSLRPIAGIAVDPMIALPLGGIVGIIVMGKFSSVTAYTISGLNKMSGVAVLLLGTGTLAGIISNSTLGDVLVSGIQTMGLPAYMLAPISGIFMSAATASTTSGAAVASSVFSQTLLKAGISNIGGAAMVHAGATVLDHLPHGSFFHATAGSVTMDFRERLKLIPYESLIGLIITVVSTLIFGVFNLFS
- the citC gene encoding [citrate (pro-3S)-lyase] ligase; amino-acid sequence: MDFQIKRLWVKKSKTDHQKWEKLLHQAGIQTEENVDYTVGLFDGEKLIGTGSIADNVLKCFAVCKDYTGGGAINQLVSHLMNKVFEDGETACYVYTKPASKAAFQHLGFKEISRVEEELVFMEKAAFGFESYLQALSQEAVEGERIAGIVMNANPFTKGHQYLVETAAKENDWVHLFVLSEDASVFPAADRKKLVKEGGKYLKNISIHDTKSYLVSSATFPSYFLKENSDVTRIQAKLDATIFREAIAPTLNIRFRYVGEEPYSEATNIYNEAMAEVFDDTIQLIILPRKATSEEVISASRVRTLFAENKLNELKALVPQTTFDYLNSQKGKEVQLKLKNKE
- the citD gene encoding citrate lyase acyl carrier protein, with the translated sequence MIKKQAIAGTVESSDIQIIIDQNPNKGIEVELNSSVAKQYGRRIREVIEETLKNLGIQDAKLVVEDKGALDCTIKARTIAVVHRAAETTKSIDWEAIEEWNV